In Halobaculum sp. XH14, a single genomic region encodes these proteins:
- the fer gene encoding ferredoxin Fer: protein MPTVEYLNYEVLDDHGWEMDDDDLFAEAADAGLDDEDYGELEVNEGEYILEAAEAQGYDWPFSCRAGACANCAAIVTEGEIDMDMQQILSDEEVEEKNVRLTCIGSPAADEIQIVYNAKHLDYLQNRVI from the coding sequence ATGCCCACGGTCGAATACCTCAACTACGAAGTGCTCGATGACCACGGCTGGGAGATGGACGACGACGACCTCTTCGCGGAGGCTGCCGACGCCGGCCTCGACGACGAGGACTACGGCGAACTCGAAGTGAACGAGGGCGAGTACATCCTCGAGGCCGCGGAGGCACAGGGGTACGACTGGCCGTTCTCGTGCCGCGCCGGCGCCTGCGCCAACTGCGCGGCCATCGTGACGGAGGGCGAGATCGACATGGACATGCAGCAGATCCTCTCGGACGAGGAGGTCGAGGAGAAGAACGTCCGGCTCACCTGCATCGGCTCGCCGGCGGCCGACGAGATTCAGATCGTCTACAACGCGAAGCATCTCGACTACCTGCAGAACCGCGTCATCTGA